One Alnus glutinosa chromosome 3, dhAlnGlut1.1, whole genome shotgun sequence genomic region harbors:
- the LOC133864127 gene encoding mediator of RNA polymerase II transcription subunit 15a isoform X3: protein MDTLKRHLPVSGQEGLHELKKIAIRFEEKIYTAATSQSDYLRKISLKMLTMETKSQNPITNSLPSNATGSNNKPPDPGLIGMPSQVHNQGQSLPMPLSASQAQARQQLMSQNIQNSIAPTGVQSSASLPSVLSPVSGLNQTPMSNVVGQNTNVQNISGTSQNSGGNSMGQGVPSNMFPNNQRQMQGRQQVVSLQQQQQPQNSQQYIYQQQLQQQLLKQKLQQGNIPHAIMQSHIQQQQQQQQQQNLLQPNQLQSSQQSVMQTSSVMQSSPLSGLQQNQQTSIQQATQSMLQQQSHSQSVLRQQQQQQQQQQPQQAAVIHQQQTSMQQLPIQQQQQQQQLIGQQSNATNMQQNQLIAQQNSVGDMQQQQQRLLSQQNNLQNMQQQQQQQQQQHQQQLMAQQNNLSNMHQQQLGSQSNVSGLQQQQQQQLLGPQSVNSSMQATQHSVHMLQQSKVPMQQQSQQSASNLLPTQGQLSQSQPQQPQQQLMSQIQLQQQSNSLQRDMQQRLQASGQASGSLLQPQNVIDQQKQLYQRALPETSSTSLDSTAQTGHANGGDWQEEVHQKIKAMKDMYLPEINEMYQKIATKLQQHDSLPQQPKSDQLEKLKMFRTMLERIITFLQVPKSSILPNFKEKLGAYEKQILNFINTNKPRKPVSSLQQGQLPPPHMHSMQQPQSQISQMQSHENQMNPQLQSMNLQSSVAMQQNNMTNLQHNSMSSLSGVSTAQQNMMNSMQAGSNLDSGQGNGLSSLQQVAMGSLQQNPVSASQQANVNTLSSPTVLQPNINPLPSNSNMLQQQQLKNQQEQQMLQTQHLKQMQQRQIQQQIQKQQIMQQQQQQHQQQQQLHQQPKQQLSAQLQTHQMPQLHQINDGNEMKMRQGLGVKTGVFQQHLSASQRSAYSHQQLKPGASFPISSPQLLQAASPQIPQHSSPQVDQQNVSSLTKAGTPLQSVNSPFVIPSPSTPLAPSPMPGDSEKPIAGVSPLSNAGNIGHQQTSGMGAPAPSLAIGTPGISASPLLAEFTGPDGNHGNILMSVSGKSSITEQPLERLIKVVKSMSPKALSASVSDIGSVVSMIDRIAGSAPGNGSRAAVGEDLVAMTNCRLQARNFITQDGTNGTRKMRRYTSAMPLNVVSSAGSMNDSFKQVTGSETSDLESTATSSIKRPRIEVNHALLEEIREINQGLIDTVVDISDEDVDPTAAAAAAEGGEGTIVKCSFSAVALSPNLKSQYASAQMSPIQPLRLLVPSNYPNCSPILLDKFPVEVSKEYEDLSVKAKSRFSISLRSLSQPMSLRQIASTWDVCARAVISEHAQQSGGGSFSSKYGTWENCLSAA, encoded by the exons ATGGACACATTGAAGAGGCATCTTCCTGTTTCTGGCCAAGAGGGATTACATGAACTCAAGAAAATAGCCATAAGGTTTGAGGAAAAGATTTACACTGCTGCCACAAGCCAG TCAGATTATCTACGAAAAATATCTCTGAAGATGCTTACAATGGAAACTAAGTCTCAGAATCCTATAACCAATTCTCTGCCATCCAATGCTACTGGTAGTAACAATAAGCCCCCAGATCCAG GATTGATCGGTATGCCATCCCAAGTTCACAACCAAGGGCAATCACTGCCTATGCCACTGTCGGCCAGTCAGGCTCAAGCACGCCAACAACTGATGTCCCAGAATATTCAGAATAGCATTGCTCCTACTGGAGTTCAAAGCAGTGCTAGTTTACCATCTGTACTCTCTCCTGTCTCTGGTTTAAACCAGACTCCTATGTCAAATGTTGTTGGCCAGAATACCAATGTGCAGAATATATCTGGTACTTCACAGAATTCAGGAGGGAATTCAATGGGGCAAGGGGTGCCTTCCAATATGTTTCCAAATAATCAGCGGCAAATGCAAGGAAGGCAACAAGTTGTTTCTTtgcagcaacaacaacagccaCAAAATTCACAGCAGTATATTTACCAGCAGCAGTTACAACAGCAGCTTTTAAAGCAGAAGCTCCAGCAGGGAAATATCCCACACGCAATCATGCAATCTCACATccagcaacaacagcagcagcagcagcagcaaaaTCTATTACAGCCCAATCAGTTGCAATCTTCTCAACAATCAGTCATGCAAacatcatctgtgatgcaatcTTCTCCTCTCTCTGGTCTTCAGCAAAATCAGCAGACATCTATTCAACAAGCAACACAGTCCATGCTTCAGCAGCAGTCGCATTCTCAATCAGTTCTCAGGCAgcagcaacagcaacagcaacagcaacagcCACAACAGGCTGCTGTTATTCATCAACAGCAAACATCGATGCAGCAGCTGCCAATACAACAgcagcaacagcagcagcagTTGATAGGGCAACAGTCAAATGCTACAAATATGCAACAGAACCAATTGATTGCACAACAGAACAGTGTTGGGGACATGCAACAGCAGCAACAGAGGCTGCTTAGCCAGCAGAATAATCTTCAAAAcatgcagcagcagcagcagcagcagcaacagcaaCATCAACAACAGTTAATGGCTCAGCAAAATAACCTCTCTAATATGCATCAGCAACAGTTGGGATCTCAAAGTAATGTTTCTGGGttacagcagcagcagcaacaacagTTGCTTGGACCTCAGTCTGTTAACTCAAGTATGCAAGCTACTCAGCACTCAGTACACATGCTACAACAGTCCAAGGTTCCAATGCAGCAACAATCACAACAGAGCGCATCTAATCTGTTACCAACTCAAGGGCAGCTGTCACAATCACAGCCACAGCAACCACAGCAGCAATTGATGTCTCAGATTCAGTTGCAACAGCAGTCAAATTCATTACAAAGGGATATGCAGCAAAGGCTTCAAGCATCAGGTCAAGCATCAGGTTCCTTGCTTCAACCTCAGAATGTAATTGATCAGCAAAAGCAATTATATCAAAGAGCTCTTCCAGAGACATCATCAA CGTCTCTAGATTCCACTGCTCAGACAGGACATGCAAATGGCGGTGATTGGCAAGAGGAGGTTCATCAAAAG ATCAAAGCCATGAAGGATATGTACTTACCTGAAATAAATGAAATGTACCAGAAAATTGCTACTAAATTGCAGCAG CATGATTCTCTTCCACAACAACCAAAGTCAGATCAGcttgaaaagttgaaaatgttTAGGACTATGTTGGAGCGTATTATAACATTCTTACAGGTTCCTAAAAGTAGCATATTACCCAATTTCAAGGAGAAGTTGGGAGCTTATGAGAAGCAGATACTAAATTTTATAAACACAAATAAGCCAAGGAAGCCTGTTTCTTCACTGCAGCAAGGACAGCTTCCCCCGCCACATATGCACTCTATGCAGCAGCCACAATCTCAAATTAGTCAAATGCAGTCTCATGAAAATCAAATGAACCCTCAGTTGCAATCAATGAACTTACAAAGTTCTGTAGCAATGCAGCAGAACAATATGACAAACTTGCAGCATAATTCTATGTCTTCTTTGTCTGGGGTTTCAACGGCACAGCAAAACATGATGAACTCAATGCAGGCTGGTTCCAATTTGGACTCAGGACAAGGAAATGGACTGAGCTCATTGCAGCAGGTGGCTATGGGATCTCTACAACAAAATCCCGTGAGTGCTTCCCAACAGGCAAATGTCAACACCTTGTCATCACCGACTGTGCTACAGCCAAATATCAATCCTCTTCCATCAAATTCCAATATGCTTCAACAACAGCAGCTGAAAAACCAGCAGGAACAGCAAATGCTGCAGACACAACATCTCAAACAAATGCAACAGCGCCAGATACAGCAGCAGATACAGAAGCAGCAGATAATGCAACAGCAACAACAGCAACACCAACAGCAGCAACAGTTGCACCAACAGCCAAAGCAGCAGCTGTCTGCACAGCTGCAGACACACCAAATGCCACAACTTCATCAAATCAATGATGggaatgaaatgaaaatgagaCAGGGGTTGGGTGTTAAGACGGGGGTATTTCAGCAACATCTATCGGCAAGCCAGCGCTCTGCTTATTCCCATCAACAGTTAAAACCAGGAGCTTCATTTCCTATTTCTTCACCCCAACTGCTTCAAGCGGCGTCCCCACAGATTCCACAACACTCTTCTCCACAGGTTGACCAGCAAAATGTATCATCTCTCACAAAAGCTGGAACGCCGCTGCAATCTGTAAATTCACCTTTTGTAATCCCATCTCCTTCAACTCCTTTGGCGCCTTCTCCTATGCCAGGGGATTCTGAGAAACCTATTGCTGGTGTTTCACCGCTCTCAAATGCTGGAAATATTGGACATCAACAGACAAGTGGTATGGGAGCACCAGCTCCATCACTTGCCATTGGAACTCCTGGGATATCAGCTTCACCTTTGCTTGCTGAGTTTACTGGTCCGGATGGCAATCATGGTAATATTTTGATGAGCGTTTCTGGAAAGTCGAGCATTACAGAGCAGCCTCTTGAACGTTTAATTAAAGTG GTAAAATCAATGTCACCTAAAGCATTGAGTGCCTCTGTCAGTGACATTGGTTCAGTTGTGAGCATGATTGATAGAATAGCAGGGTCAGCACCAGGTAATGGATCCAGGGCTGCTGTTGGTGAGGACCTGGTTGCCATGACGAACTGTCGTCTCCAAGCAAGAAATTTTATCACACAAGATGGAACCAACGGGACAAGGAAAATGAGGCGCTACACAAGTGCCATGCCCTTAAATGTCGTTTCCTCAGCTGGCAGTATGAATGATAGTTTCAAGCAGGTGACGGGTTCAGAGACATCTGACCTGGAGTCAACTGCGACTTCGAGTATCAAGAGGCCTAGGATTGAG GTTAATCATGCCCTTTTGGAAGAAATAAGGGAGATAAATCAAGGACTTATAGACACAGTTGTTGATATCAGTGACGAAGACGTCGATCCAACTGCTGCTGCGGCTGCTGCTGAAGGGGGTGAAGGAACCATTGTCAAGTGCTCTTTCAGTGCTGTGGCTCTGAGTCCAAACTTGAAATCGCAATACGCTTCTGCACAAATG TCACCAATCCAACCATTAAGATTGCTTGTTCCCTCAAATTATCCAAATTGCTCCCCAATACTCTTAGACAAGTTTCCAGTCGAAGTCAG TAAGGAGTACGAAGATCTTTCAGTAAAGGCAAAGTCGAGGTTCAGCATATCTCTACGAAGCCTTTCACAGCCAATGTCGCTTCGCCAAATAGCAAGTACATGGGATGTTTGTGCTCGAGCAGTTATTTCTGAGCATGCGCAGCAGAGCGGCGGAGGTAGTTTCAGCTCAAAATATGGGACTTGGGAGAACTGCTTGAGTGCCGCATGA